From Candidatus Brocadiaceae bacterium, the proteins below share one genomic window:
- a CDS encoding leucyl aminopeptidase has product MNINTKVGTAEKERTDLLVFYLFEDVKTIQGAPSFYDALLNQAISELLKRKAFQGKLNTTCTLHTYGRTPANRIMLVGLGKKKDFTPEKIRQAAGTTTKTIRGMGENKATIVMDFLTTSTATAREWSQAYVEGSLLSLYTFQKYKQVQPEEKKTVTALTLLLTKKEDLAPVHEAIIQGQIIAEAVSFTRDLINTPAQDKTPSMLAKSAKKLSQSLGIHCKVLSLPDLKKLGMGGLLGVAQGSMQPPKFIIMEYNTRAKNQNTIVLIGKGITFDSGGISLKPAKNMDQMKSDMAGAAAVLGAIQAVSKLKIPQHIIGLIPCTENMPSGTAIKPGDIITILSGKTVEVLNTDAEGRLILADALAYAEQYKPHAVIDLATLTGACVVALGDVVTGMMGNNEELKKRVKTAGDNSWERVWELPLWDEYQEQIKSDIADMKNIGGPYAGAITAACFLSKFTEKYPWAHLDIAGTSWCDKESAYMQKGASGIGVRLLVQLMQNWTPMP; this is encoded by the coding sequence ATGAATATTAACACTAAGGTTGGAACAGCAGAAAAAGAACGGACAGACCTTTTAGTTTTTTACCTATTTGAAGATGTTAAGACAATACAAGGCGCTCCTTCCTTTTATGATGCCTTATTGAATCAAGCGATCTCTGAATTACTGAAAAGAAAGGCGTTTCAAGGTAAACTCAACACGACATGCACCCTTCATACATACGGGAGAACCCCTGCTAATCGCATCATGCTTGTGGGATTGGGAAAGAAAAAAGATTTCACTCCTGAAAAAATAAGACAGGCGGCAGGCACAACAACAAAAACCATTCGCGGTATGGGAGAAAACAAAGCTACTATTGTAATGGACTTTCTTACTACCTCAACGGCAACTGCGCGAGAATGGTCTCAGGCTTATGTTGAAGGCAGCCTGCTCTCTCTTTACACTTTTCAAAAGTATAAGCAGGTCCAACCAGAAGAAAAAAAAACCGTTACGGCGCTTACCCTTCTCTTAACAAAAAAAGAAGATCTAGCCCCGGTTCATGAGGCCATCATACAGGGACAAATCATTGCCGAAGCGGTTTCCTTCACCCGTGACCTGATTAACACCCCGGCACAGGATAAGACCCCAAGCATGCTGGCAAAAAGCGCAAAAAAATTGTCTCAATCACTCGGTATTCACTGCAAGGTTCTCTCTTTACCAGACCTGAAAAAGTTAGGAATGGGAGGGCTTCTGGGTGTCGCGCAGGGAAGTATGCAACCCCCAAAATTCATTATCATGGAATACAATACACGCGCCAAAAACCAGAACACCATTGTGCTGATAGGCAAAGGAATCACTTTTGATTCGGGCGGCATTTCCCTGAAGCCGGCAAAAAACATGGATCAAATGAAAAGCGACATGGCAGGCGCAGCTGCAGTCCTCGGTGCCATTCAAGCAGTGTCAAAACTGAAAATACCTCAACATATTATCGGTTTAATACCGTGTACGGAAAATATGCCCAGCGGCACGGCAATCAAGCCGGGAGATATTATTACAATCCTCTCCGGTAAAACCGTGGAGGTTCTCAATACGGACGCGGAAGGCCGTTTAATTCTTGCCGATGCCCTGGCATACGCGGAACAATATAAGCCCCATGCGGTCATTGACCTTGCTACCCTCACGGGCGCTTGTGTTGTCGCGCTGGGCGATGTCGTTACCGGCATGATGGGTAACAACGAAGAACTGAAAAAAAGAGTTAAGACTGCCGGTGATAACTCATGGGAACGGGTATGGGAACTTCCCCTGTGGGATGAATACCAGGAACAAATAAAAAGCGATATCGCTGATATGAAAAACATTGGCGGACCTTACGCGGGAGCCATCACAGCAGCTTGTTTTCTCAGTAAATTTACGGAAAAATACCCCTGGGCACACCTGGACATCGCGGGAACTTCATGGTGTGATAAAGAAAGCGCATACATGCAAAAGGGCGCCTCAGGCATCGGCGTTCGCCTGCTCGTTCAATTGATGCAGAACTGGACCCCAATGCCATAG
- the uvrA gene encoding excinuclease ABC subunit UvrA produces MNTPINSIAIRGAREHNLKGITVAIPRDQITVITGVSGSGKSSLAFDTIYAEGQRRYIESLSSYARQFLDQIQKPDVEFIEGLPPTIAIEQRMCSSSPRSTVATVTEIYDYLRLLYAKIGTPYCYHCKCIISRQTLEQMTQQIMQLPQNTHIMLLAPFIKGKKGEHKEAFQSILQKGFVRARVNNAIVDLKTIPKLTRYKTHTIEAIVDRLIIKETIRSRLSHSLETCLELGNGVLLVSQEHKKQWKDLLFSERYACPTCGRGYEDPSPRMFSFNSPYGACPDCDGLGKIFDFDPEFIVPNTVVSLEKGAIEAWQNWQASTQTHFDDQIKNFSKNYAISLNTPFVAIPEKLKKTLLFGSADFEGVIPSLKRIGRKTTREHVLKRLSGYMSSQTCPSCNGARLRQEALSIKINDKAIHEITALTVEEAFQFFTALKLKKQQAVIARQIVKETRNRLRFMMDVGLHYLTLSRNSNTLSGGEAQRTQLAKQVGSGLVGVCYVLDEPTIGLHPRDNERLFQTLKTLRNAGNTVLLVEHDEYVIRHADHIIDLGPMAGEQGGEIIAQGSLREIIRHPHSLTGHYLRQMETKAQPVKRRETDSKYFIEIQGASAHNLKDVNVHIPLKIFCCITGVSGSGKSTLVHETLYRALAKLLYNSHTSPGKYKKILGAEHINKIIEIDQSPIGRTPRSNPATYSKVFDLIRALFAQTQESKIRGYNAGRYSFNLGSGRCDACKGQGTKKMEMHFLPDMYVLCEECEGKRYNRSTLEVLYKDKNIFDVLDMQIETAYHFFKKIPSIERILKTLKDVGLGYIRLGQSCTTLSGGEAQRIKLATELSRQNTGKTLYILDEPTTGLHFADIQQLLKILHSLVDMGNTVLVIEHNMEVIKTADYIIDLGPEGGIHGGEIIATGTPEQITKTKRSYTGRFLKTALAY; encoded by the coding sequence ATGAATACGCCCATAAACAGTATCGCTATCCGAGGAGCCAGAGAACATAATTTAAAAGGAATAACCGTTGCGATCCCCCGTGATCAAATTACCGTCATTACCGGAGTCAGCGGTTCGGGAAAATCATCTCTTGCTTTTGACACGATCTATGCGGAAGGACAGCGTCGTTATATTGAAAGCCTTTCTTCGTACGCACGACAATTTCTCGATCAAATACAAAAACCGGACGTAGAATTTATCGAGGGGCTCCCTCCCACAATAGCCATAGAACAGCGCATGTGTTCCTCCAGCCCCCGTTCTACCGTAGCTACTGTTACGGAAATTTATGATTATCTTCGCCTCCTGTATGCAAAAATCGGAACTCCTTATTGCTATCACTGCAAATGCATTATCTCCCGGCAAACCTTAGAACAAATGACCCAACAAATCATGCAGCTTCCGCAAAACACACATATCATGCTTCTCGCTCCATTTATCAAAGGGAAAAAAGGAGAACACAAAGAAGCCTTTCAATCAATACTACAAAAGGGTTTTGTTCGTGCCCGTGTTAATAATGCCATCGTCGATCTCAAAACCATTCCAAAACTGACGAGATACAAGACTCACACCATAGAGGCTATTGTAGATCGGCTCATCATAAAGGAAACTATCCGGTCACGATTGTCCCATTCTCTGGAAACCTGCCTCGAACTGGGAAACGGAGTCCTTCTGGTCAGCCAGGAACACAAAAAACAATGGAAAGATCTCCTTTTCAGTGAACGGTATGCCTGTCCAACATGCGGAAGAGGCTATGAAGATCCCTCACCACGCATGTTTTCTTTTAATAGCCCTTATGGCGCCTGCCCTGACTGTGACGGTCTGGGGAAGATCTTTGATTTCGACCCGGAATTCATTGTCCCGAATACCGTTGTAAGCCTTGAAAAAGGAGCTATTGAAGCATGGCAAAACTGGCAGGCATCAACCCAAACGCATTTTGACGATCAAATCAAAAATTTCTCAAAGAACTATGCCATTTCCCTGAATACCCCTTTTGTCGCTATACCCGAAAAACTGAAAAAAACCCTGCTTTTCGGATCGGCTGATTTTGAAGGTGTTATCCCCTCTCTCAAACGAATAGGCAGGAAAACTACCAGAGAACACGTTTTGAAACGCCTTTCCGGCTATATGAGTTCCCAGACCTGCCCCTCCTGCAATGGCGCCAGGCTGAGACAAGAGGCGCTATCGATAAAAATCAATGACAAGGCCATTCATGAAATCACAGCGCTAACCGTGGAAGAAGCATTTCAATTCTTTACAGCACTGAAGCTAAAGAAACAACAAGCTGTTATCGCGCGTCAAATAGTCAAGGAAACCCGGAACAGGCTCCGTTTTATGATGGACGTCGGATTACATTATTTAACCTTGTCACGCAACAGCAATACCCTGTCCGGAGGAGAAGCACAAAGGACTCAGCTTGCCAAACAGGTAGGATCCGGCCTTGTAGGAGTTTGCTATGTGCTTGATGAACCAACCATCGGGCTTCATCCGAGGGATAACGAACGCCTCTTTCAGACCTTAAAAACCTTACGAAATGCCGGAAACACCGTTCTCCTGGTAGAGCATGACGAATACGTAATTCGTCATGCGGATCATATTATTGACCTTGGGCCAATGGCAGGAGAACAGGGTGGTGAAATTATCGCTCAGGGCAGTTTAAGGGAAATTATCCGCCATCCCCATTCTCTGACCGGACACTACCTGCGTCAGATGGAGACAAAGGCACAGCCGGTAAAAAGAAGAGAAACGGATAGCAAATATTTCATTGAAATACAAGGGGCAAGCGCACACAACTTAAAAGACGTTAACGTACACATTCCCTTAAAAATTTTTTGCTGCATAACCGGCGTCTCCGGTTCCGGAAAAAGCACGCTGGTTCATGAAACACTGTATCGTGCCCTTGCAAAATTACTGTATAACAGCCATACCTCTCCAGGAAAATACAAGAAGATTCTCGGTGCAGAACACATCAACAAGATCATCGAAATTGATCAATCTCCCATAGGGCGCACACCACGGTCGAATCCTGCTACCTATTCCAAGGTATTCGATCTCATACGTGCTTTATTCGCTCAAACACAGGAATCAAAGATCCGCGGTTACAACGCCGGAAGATACAGCTTTAACCTGGGTAGTGGACGGTGCGATGCCTGCAAGGGACAGGGAACAAAAAAAATGGAAATGCACTTCCTGCCCGACATGTATGTTCTCTGCGAAGAGTGTGAAGGAAAAAGATACAACCGATCCACCTTGGAAGTCCTGTACAAGGACAAAAATATTTTTGATGTTCTTGATATGCAAATAGAAACGGCCTACCATTTTTTCAAAAAAATTCCCTCTATCGAACGTATTTTAAAGACACTAAAAGATGTAGGACTGGGATACATTCGTCTGGGACAATCCTGTACCACACTTTCAGGCGGGGAGGCACAAAGAATTAAACTTGCCACAGAACTTTCCCGTCAAAATACCGGCAAAACCCTGTACATCCTTGACGAACCGACAACGGGTCTGCATTTCGCTGATATCCAACAACTTCTGAAGATTCTGCACTCTCTCGTAGATATGGGAAATACCGTGCTCGTCATTGAACACAATATGGAGGTTATTAAAACCGCGGATTACATTATTGATTTGGGCCCGGAAGGAGGAATTCATGGAGGAGAGATCATTGCCACAGGAACTCCAGAGCAAATAACGAAAACAAAACGCTCTTACACAGGAAGATTTCTAAAAACAGCCTTAGCATATTGA
- the gspE gene encoding type II secretion system ATPase GspE: MIEAAIYSIGDALLELDKLDKADLDRAVEVQKQTGQKLGRILIDLGTVSEEDLRLAYSKFLHIPCWEKKKEDKYPLLDYLPKVFLVSNRVLPIRQQDDILEIALADPQDSLLVETVASASGKQIKVYAGCERDIVSSLEMLYADELEDDELETSRIEVAEDVEQLRDMASEAPVIRLVNSVLIKAIELGASDVHLEVFEKHARLRYRVDGVLGELTPPPRDLYNAIISRIKIMAKLNIAEKRLPQDGRIKMKVAGKEIDLRVSIIPMSHGEGVVMRILDRSAVMLDLVKLGFRRDLLAKFRGMVQKPEGMLLVTGPTGSGKTTTLYSVLKEIVSPEIKIITVEDPVEYSMEGVNQIQVNPQIDLTFASGLRSILRHDPDVVLIGEIRDRETASIAVQAALTGHLVFSTLHTNDSASAFTRLMDMGIEDYLISSCVIGVLAQRLVRKICENCRETYVPDEEACITAGLKAGEPLYRGRGCDECNNTGLKGRKTIAELLTVNDSIRRLILAHKDSSEIMKEAIKNGTTSLWEDGRSSVRSGETTMEELLRVSSDL; this comes from the coding sequence ATGATTGAAGCGGCAATCTATAGCATAGGCGATGCGTTACTTGAATTAGACAAGCTTGACAAGGCTGACTTAGACCGTGCGGTTGAGGTGCAAAAGCAGACGGGGCAAAAGTTGGGCAGGATCTTGATTGACTTGGGCACTGTTTCCGAGGAGGACCTGCGCCTCGCTTATAGTAAATTCCTGCACATTCCGTGTTGGGAAAAGAAAAAAGAGGATAAATATCCATTGCTCGATTATCTGCCAAAGGTATTTCTCGTATCCAATCGGGTGCTTCCGATACGCCAACAGGATGATATATTGGAGATTGCGCTTGCGGACCCTCAGGATTCGTTACTTGTGGAAACGGTTGCCTCTGCCTCGGGTAAGCAAATAAAGGTGTATGCCGGCTGCGAAAGAGATATTGTGTCATCTCTTGAAATGCTGTATGCGGATGAACTGGAAGATGACGAATTGGAGACTTCCCGAATTGAGGTAGCGGAAGATGTTGAGCAGTTGCGTGACATGGCCTCTGAGGCGCCCGTTATTCGATTGGTAAACAGTGTTTTGATTAAGGCGATTGAACTTGGGGCGAGTGATGTGCATCTGGAGGTATTTGAAAAACATGCGCGATTGAGATACCGCGTTGATGGTGTCCTTGGGGAACTTACTCCACCGCCTCGTGATCTGTACAATGCTATTATTTCCCGTATTAAGATAATGGCGAAACTGAATATTGCTGAGAAACGACTGCCTCAGGACGGCAGAATCAAGATGAAGGTGGCGGGAAAGGAAATAGATTTGAGGGTCTCTATTATTCCCATGAGCCATGGCGAGGGAGTGGTTATGAGGATTCTTGACCGTTCGGCGGTAATGCTTGATTTGGTGAAATTGGGATTTCGCCGGGATTTGTTGGCAAAGTTTCGGGGTATGGTGCAGAAACCGGAAGGGATGCTGCTGGTGACAGGTCCTACAGGGAGCGGGAAGACGACAACCCTGTATTCAGTACTGAAAGAAATTGTTTCTCCGGAAATCAAGATTATAACCGTTGAAGATCCTGTGGAATACAGTATGGAGGGCGTCAATCAGATCCAGGTAAATCCACAAATAGACCTGACCTTTGCATCAGGTCTTCGTTCCATTTTGCGGCATGATCCTGATGTCGTGCTGATTGGTGAGATCAGAGACCGGGAAACAGCTTCCATTGCCGTTCAGGCGGCATTGACCGGTCATCTTGTTTTTTCAACACTTCACACGAATGATTCTGCTTCGGCGTTTACCCGATTAATGGATATGGGAATAGAAGATTATCTTATTTCCTCCTGTGTCATCGGTGTTCTTGCACAGCGATTGGTACGAAAAATCTGCGAAAACTGCCGGGAAACGTACGTTCCTGATGAAGAGGCGTGTATAACGGCAGGATTAAAGGCAGGGGAGCCTCTGTACCGGGGCAGGGGTTGTGATGAGTGTAATAACACAGGCCTGAAAGGCCGAAAAACAATAGCCGAACTTTTAACGGTAAATGATTCCATACGGCGGCTTATCCTTGCCCACAAAGATTCCAGTGAGATTATGAAAGAGGCAATAAAAAATGGCACAACCTCTTTGTGGGAAGATGGACGTTCTTCGGTTCGTAGTGGTGAAACAACGATGGAAGAATTGCTGAGGGTATCATCTGATCTCTAA
- the gspG gene encoding type II secretion system major pseudopilin GspG produces MENRKIRLQIIKNGGFTLLELLIVMIIIGLLAALIGPKMIGRVGESRQTVAKQQIEGFATALEMYKLDTTKYPTQEQGLEALISNPQGVNNWKGPYLKKKHIPKDPWSNEYVYTYPGSNGDFDIISYGADGSEGGDGEEKDVVSWE; encoded by the coding sequence ATGGAAAATAGAAAAATAAGGTTGCAAATAATAAAAAATGGTGGTTTTACCCTGCTTGAGTTGTTGATCGTAATGATTATTATCGGCTTACTTGCCGCGTTAATTGGACCGAAAATGATCGGTCGTGTGGGAGAATCTCGTCAGACGGTCGCAAAGCAACAGATAGAAGGGTTTGCTACGGCGCTGGAAATGTATAAATTGGATACGACAAAATATCCAACACAGGAACAGGGGCTGGAGGCCCTTATTTCGAATCCTCAGGGAGTTAATAATTGGAAGGGTCCCTATTTGAAGAAGAAGCATATTCCGAAAGATCCCTGGAGTAATGAGTATGTTTATACCTACCCGGGGAGTAATGGTGACTTTGATATCATTTCCTATGGCGCTGATGGTTCTGAGGGAGGTGATGGAGAAGAAAAAGACGTGGTGAGTTGGGAATAA
- a CDS encoding type II secretion system GspH family protein, translating into MYYFPFGKKFFGKTKYGFTLIELIVVLVLIGIIAGITVPRYTGSIDTIKFRRSMSEIMYFLREARIYAMKKGSQTMVILDVENGLCWNDEEEVVILPLEIELFSDNPDDSEKKNWEFVFYPNGTAREQKLGFSSGQTTSVLHVEPLGGLVYYKMDEEMEKVVLYEKERRVLSNKEIKKVIAKYKYSDTVSGSVSDDEYLYEMDSAGEQGGFDDDTDGD; encoded by the coding sequence GTGTATTATTTTCCCTTCGGGAAAAAGTTTTTTGGAAAAACCAAGTACGGCTTTACCCTTATTGAGCTGATTGTTGTTCTTGTGCTCATCGGTATTATTGCGGGGATAACGGTTCCCAGATATACTGGATCAATAGATACCATCAAATTCCGAAGGTCGATGTCTGAAATCATGTACTTTTTACGGGAAGCTCGTATATATGCCATGAAAAAAGGATCACAGACAATGGTCATTTTGGATGTTGAGAATGGCCTTTGCTGGAATGATGAGGAGGAGGTAGTAATACTTCCCCTTGAAATTGAGCTGTTTAGTGATAATCCTGATGATAGTGAAAAAAAGAACTGGGAATTTGTTTTTTACCCGAATGGAACGGCGCGGGAACAGAAACTGGGATTTTCTTCCGGGCAGACAACAAGTGTTTTACATGTAGAGCCCCTGGGAGGTTTAGTGTATTATAAAATGGATGAAGAAATGGAAAAAGTTGTTCTCTATGAAAAAGAGAGAAGGGTGTTAAGTAATAAGGAAATCAAAAAAGTGATTGCTAAATATAAATATTCTGATACAGTATCAGGGTCTGTTTCAGACGATGAATACCTGTATGAAATGGATTCTGCGGGAGAACAGGGTGGTTTCGATGACGATACTGACGGAGATTGA